The Syngnathus scovelli strain Florida chromosome 17, RoL_Ssco_1.2, whole genome shotgun sequence sequence CGCGCTCCAAAGCTCCTTGTTAACTTTGAGCCTCAATTCAACTTTTTCTTCTGTTCAAATGCTTTTCGTATGCAAAGCACGTGGTGTTGCTGTGTATTTTGTCCCTAATTACCTTTGTGCTTTGCCAGCCAAAGCCGGGGAAGGTGCAGGCATGCATGAATATTCATTCTGGTGTTTGTTTTGCTAAGTGTGTCCATCGTGAACGAATAAAAATACGTTCCCCAAAAACGACATTGGACCGTCCCATTCGAAGGTCACTGTCGAGTTGCGAGTGCCTGACTTGCTGTGGCTCTGCGACTAAACGCTGCTACAGTTTGCTTCGCAAGCGCTGCTCGGCGTGTTTGAACAAGTGTGAGCGTGCGGTGCGGCCAGTCAAAAGAATGACATCCGGCTGCGCGCGCGTGTTGTTTGCTCGCCGCTCGGCTGCCGTATGCAACCTGGCGGGTTTCGTGCAGAGGAAATGGGGCAAGAAATGCCAAATCCCAACCCAAGCTCCACAGTATGAAATTTGGTAGCAATGTCCATAGTGTAAAATCGCTTCCAACTTTGAACAGATGGGCGGTGACTTTCCCTTAAGGGCGCCATTTGTCAACGCGATCCCTGAGATCAGGGCAACATGTTGCCTCGCCCGCGCTTCCCAATTGTTCAGCTGTTACGGCACCTGGCGGCTGATATTAAGCGCCATCATCGAGGTCGCCGTGTTGCCGCACTCAACTCAATGGCACGTTGTGTTTTGTCCCCCCTTTTGTGCAGACACAGATCACAAACTAGCTAAAACTACCTTGCTGGGCCCTTGCGGCAGGTCAGCGTGAAAGGGGCACGTAGAATGAGAATTCAACGGAAATCCTCTCGCGTGTGCGTGCTTTTGGTTTCCTAGCAACCTCAAGAGCAGGATGCAAAAACTGTCATCAGCGCCCGATTGACAGGACATACTTCCCCTTTGAGACGCACTGCCGCATAAATCACACGCTCGTCCCTCGCAGCGGAGCCAAACGAGGGTCGATGGCGCTCATACGAATGCGGAGTAGTCGGCGGGCCCTCTCCATGCACCAAGAGGTAAACCATTTGAAATCGCCGCATGTGTGAATAAGACGGCGGGGCATTGCCCGCCGACTACTCCGCAGGTGGGATGGCTTGACATGCCGGGCGGGTTCGCTCTCGTAGCTCATCAGCCGTCGCTAAAGCTTTTCAAAGGCACTTGTTCGTCATGGGGGTGAACACATCTGCACCACAGCAgcagagccatttttttttttttcacttgcgtGTGCAAACGCAAAGTTATGCATTTTGTTACATCTTCTCTTCTTGTAGCACTGCTTGACTTGAAATGAATTTTGCAACAAAACATTTGTTTCAtgtttttcaatttgtttttttatggtcaatgttttattaaaaaataaatttttaaTTGACCTACTTCTTTTGACCTACACCAGTAAACCCAAAGTCAAGTAAACTACTCACTCATCGTTGACGATTCCGGACGTCGCCATCGTGTCACCACGTGGTAATTTTGAAATGGTGACTGAATCCTGGTGGAATGGAATTGCTGCCCAATTTGGACTTTGAGTGAAGTCAAGTCTCTCACGTGACGCAGTTTTTGAAAATTGTGCCGCAGCGCCACATTGGTAGAATCTTTTCCGTTTGGTGGCCGATGCATGTCCCCCCCTCGAGATGCAGGCCGGGCTTGCACTTTCGCTTCCTCATTTCTACCTGACACAGCTTCATGCTGACTTCCTTCCTCTGTTCTGCACTTGTCGCCTCTATTCCGTGTCGCCATGACCTCCGAGCTGTTGTCAATGTCCACGTCTCCCTGGcgacgggagggagggagggagggagggagccagaAGTTCcccactcattcattcatttattttgaaattttgttCCACTCTGCTCACGTTTGTCAAttagctctgtgtgtgtgtgtgtgtagactcTGAGCCTCAGCTTTGTGTGTAATGAGAAAGAATTTGTTTCATGGTCTTGATGGTGGCTTGAGGAAAATTCAAAAGCGTTTTCTTGTGTCTTCAGAGCGTGTCGTCGGGCCGCGGCCGGCCGGACTCGCCCGTGTACAGCAACCTGCAGGAGCTGAAGATGAGCCAGTCGGCGGCCCCCCCGCTCCCAGCCGGCGCCCCCCAGCAGGTGCTGGGCGACTGGGAGTCCTACAAGGACCCGCACGGCCGCCTCTTTTACTACAACCGCTGCAGCCACGAGAGGACCTGGAAGCCGCCCCGAGCCCGGGACACCAACACGAGCGCGGGGGAAAGCAACGAGGTGAGCAAAAACGCTCCTTTCACGGACAAAAAAACGGCAATAAACAGAAAAGCAGCAGCTTGGAACGTTCTAAATTAAATCAGATGAAAAGCAATGTGAGTGTTTTTTCTGGTCCATTTTATCAACAAGCGCCCAACCTGAGCCCTGCACTATGCCACAGTGCCCCCTGCAGACCAGAACTGGCACAGCACGCAATAGTTCCTTGTCTAAAACGTTGCTTTCTGCCTCTGCTTGCTGTgcatattttttgtgtgtgtgtagggagcCCCAGACATGTCATGAAAATTGTATAAAAGTCACAAAATGGTATTTTGTGTGCAATTATACTGATTTAGTGGCTGATGTTGTAGCCACAATGTGGCAGCCTTGATATCATATGATGTGGCCACAAATTGTgattttgtgtgctttttttttttgctagcagaGCTTTGTGTGTACACTGTAACTGCTTTACCGCCTCAAATTAGCATTTTGTAGACATTTGGTAAGCGCCCATTGGCATCTTTTGCACATCTACACCTGAAAACTTGGGACATGTCATGTCAGTGGCTCTGCACATGCGGGCGGGCGTGTTGTTTATGGTGTCTCCCTCCTCTGTTGGTGAAAGGTGACTACTTCTTCTCccttcttcttttcttctctctctctgtctgtctggctctctctccctccctccacgcTCAGAGCACTCCCCTGTCGCTCTCGCCAGCTTTCTTGCCCTTCTTGTCGCTGTCGGCGGGCCGCCCGGGGCCGCTGTGCTCGGAGGACGCCCACTTCGGCGCCTACTCCAGCTTGTCGGACGGCTCGCCGCCTCACGGGTGGTCCGAAGGGATGAACGAGTACGGCCACAGGCTTTATGTCAGCGACTATACTAACGAGAAGGTACACTGACTCCTCCCGGGGGCTCGGCTCGGCTTGGCCCGGCCTGCGGTGCGAATGTACCCTTCCGGATGTGACCACCTGcagcaaatcttttttttttttttttccttctaattGTTTTCCAATGTACACCAACAGTGGTTAAAGCACGTGGACGAGCAGGGTCGGCCGTATTACTACAGCGCAGATGGCTCCAGGTCCGAATGGGAGCTCCCAAAGGTAAAGCAAAGAACAAACTACAGGAAGAGTGGAGAAGATTCAGTCTCCAAGCTAGTCAAAAGAAAAGAGCGCTGAGTGGAAATGTGTTTTCTTTCTCTTCTCTTGTTCTAGTACAACCATTCCCCGCCACAGCACTTGGCAGAGCCCGGCAAGACTCGCAGTCTAGACAGGAAACACGTGGACCCCATCGTCCTGACCAAGTGGAGACACAGCGCTTTTGTCCAAGAACCCAATGACAAGGTGCCTCACGTAGGAAAGACGACAAGATGCAAGTCAGCAATATGTCGCCTTCTCCAAATTAGGTTGTTGTGCAGACGCATTGGTGTCATCATGTGCACGATTCCCACGAGTGTGCGTCCTCACATTTCTTAGCGTATTCAAGAGCCTTTGGAGAGTCTTTAACATCACTTATTAAAAATGTCATAAAAAGCCTTGGCAGAAGCCCCAAAGACTTGTACGCAGTTTTTAGGGAGAAAATCTTCCATTTGGCTCCTTTAAGGACTGAAGAAATGGAAAGCAGCAGCACGTGGGGCTGCCTTGGAAATGTTGCCGTGTGCGTTGCGCTCATCTTGCTCGGTTGAGCGACCCACATGACTGAGCGTCTTGCCTTGTGTTGGTTCTCCTCGCCAGGACTCCCCAGTGAGCCCCAAGTCCCACGTATCCGACTGTGGGTCCAGCCCCCCGTCTCCTAAGCGCCCCGCCTCTGTCAGTAAAAGCCCCGCCCCCAATAAGAACCTCCATCTCGTGCACCTCTTGCAAGATTTCCACATTGGTTGGGAAGGCGGCATCGTCAAAATGTGTCGTCTTTCTTTCGCCCTTGTAGAAAtctggtttatttatttatttaggctTCTTGATGTCACCTTTGCTTCTTTTCTCGCCATTGACCTGTTTTGTGGTGGAGTGCCGGCAAGTTTCGAGGAAACAAGCGATTTAAGGAAAAGCAACAAGTTTCTCACCTAAATGAATCATCGTACTCGTATTCTATTTGAAGTGAATTGGGAATCGTATCCGATTGTCTTGTGACTGGATCAAAATTGGAATGTAAATGCAACCGGAGTGAATCGTATGGCAATTGCAATCCATTGTATCTGAAATTGGACCCGATCTTCTGATGTCCTCAGAGCGAGGATGGCTGCTGGGTCGGTTGTCAGCGTTGCATTCTTTTGATCCAGCCTGCTTGCTTTTCCTTAAATGAGGCCCGCTGGCATGTCGGTGGTGTGTCGCTGGCGTGTCGTTGGCGCGTCGCTGGTGTGTCGCTGGCGTCCATGCGCATTTGCGTGTGGGCCGGTTTTGAATGCAGATCAAAGAGTCGAGCTTTCCTTTGTTTGGGTGCTGCCTGCCGTCGTGCTGCGATGATTGTTGCTTGTTGCCGCGGCGCACGTCCAAGCCGCTTGCTCGCTGTGTTTtcgatcttttttttccttttccctcTCTTTGTGTTCAGCCCTCAGAGAAGTGTGGCGTGCTCAATGTGACAAAGATCACGGAGAACGGCAAGAAAGTTCGGTAAGTACAACTTTTGattgtcattttgtcttttcgACCATGCCGATTTGAGCAGCGCTTGTGAACCGACTCTCCGTCGTAGGAAGAACTGGACTTCCTCCTGGACAGTTCTGCAAGGCTCAGCGCTGCTCTTCGCCAAAGGCCAGGGAGGCGGGACAAGCTGGGTGCGTCAATCAAAGCCTCACTTCCAATTAGTGGTTACTTTTGTCCTGGGTTTGATTGTGCGCCATTTTCAGTTTGGCGGCGGTCAGTCCAAACCCGAGTTCACGGTGGATCTGAAGGGCGGCTCCGTGGATTGGGCCTCCAAGGACAAATCTAGTAAAAAGCACGTCATTGAGGTGAGGTGGACTTGATTTGACTTCATAAACTAGCATCACATCATGAAAAATTTCATTGTCAAGACTTTTGATGACTTGCACAGCTGAAGACCCGGCAGGGCACGGAACTCCTGATCCAGTCGGAAAACGACATCCTCATCAATGAGTGGTATCGAGCGCTAAGGGACGCTGCCAGCGGTCCGGTAAGCACATTTGCACACTCCGATCTTCTCAAGCACACATGGTTGGTTGCCTGGAATTGATATTATTGGAACCAAACACTTAAGTGGCTATTAACATTTTATTCTGCCAAACACGGGAAGGAGCCAAAGAGTAAAACGTTACATCTGGAGCTTCTCGAAAACTCCTGACTCAACAATTTTGTTGCGCGAACTCTACTTTGCAGGCCACTGGCTTGCAAAGGTGGGAAACGATGACATTTCTTAAAGGTGACCGGCCGGCGTAGTAATTTGTGTGCTCTCCAGGCATGCGAGTCGGACGAAGCCGTAGAAGAGGACATCCCCGATTCACCTGGAGCAGACATGGAGAAAGAACGCAGAGACTCCAAGAAAGGCAGACGTACGTTCACTCAAATGGGCTCGCAATAGAAGATGACAGCAAAGTATAAAAGGCGTTTCCGATACTATGAACGGCGCTGTCTTGAAACAAAACATCATCCAACGCTTTTCGCTCAGTCTTTGTTCCTGCCGCGTCGTCATGGTGACATAGATTATGGTTTCTGCTTCCCGTGCAGTCATGAAACCGTCAAGCAGCGTGGACGCGGCCGACAACAAGAAGACCAAACACAAGTTGAAGAAATTTCTGACGCGGCGGCCCACTATGCAGGCCGTCAGAGACAAAGGTTACATCAAAGGTACCCTAACCAAACATGTCCGGCCCGCTTTGGTTCAgtctttatttttgtaattgGGCTCCTAAAGCCAGATGCGTCTGACATCGCTACATTTGCTCGGCACGTCTATCACAAGGAAGCCCACGAAACCGTCGCCAGAAGGTCCAATCCACAAGGCGAAGAGTAGGACgaaaacatttttgtgtttgtgtgtgtgcgcccagATCAGGTGTTTGGAAGCAGCCTGTCCAGCCTGTGCCTGAGGGAGAGCAGCACGGTGCCCTCTTTTGTCAAGATGTGCATCATGCACGTGGAGAGCAACGGTGCGTCCCGTGGCGCCGCCCGCCTGACGACATGCAGCGCAAGCCTTTTCATCCGTTTCTTTGTTGCCACCTTGCTGCCCCACCTCCCCCTCCCCGGCAGGTCTGCACATCAGCGGCCTATACAGAGTCAGTGGTAACTTGGCCCTTATCCAGAAGCTGCGATATGCCGTCAATCATGGTGAGTCCCCCGTGCTAATGTTTTCTACAGCTCTTTCTTTATTTCTGGCTGTTGTCTTGGCAACGTGTAGATGAGCAGGTGAACCTGTCCGACAGCAAGTGGGAGGACATCCATGTGACTACCGGAGCCCTGAAGATGTTCTTCAGGGAGCTTCCTGAACCGCTCTTCACTTATGCGCTCTTCCAAAACTTTGTGGACGCCATCAGTGAGTGCTCGATTTTACGTCAAATTATCATTTAATTACATTTAACTTCATTTTTTGAACCATTGTTttttgcagtattttttttgttttaaataaaggTTTTGAATTTTAGATTTTTCATTGACTGTTTGCtactttttaaatgttattgtgtTGTCATTATTATTGAGCTCAAAAGTTAATCAACTTGTATTGTTTCGGGCTAGGGTTTATTTGGACTGTTGCTCTTCAGATTCATTGCTGATTCATACAGAAACATGGCTCAAAGAGGACTTTTGATTGTCTTCTTTCGAATCTGACTTGGATTTCATTGCGTTGCGTTGAAGTGAACCTGTTAAGAGCTGGAGACCAGCGAGCGTCAACGCAATCATTAGCACAATATTTGCAGTCATCACACACGCTGATGATggtcttttcattttctttggcGGTGGCGGCCGTCTTGCAGAGATTCAAGACTACAAGGAGCGGGTCCACGCCATTAAAGAACTTGTTCGACTGCTGCCCGAGCCCAACCATGACACCATGCAGGCCCTCTTCAAACACCTCCGCAAGTAAGCACATTTCAACAAATATGCACAATTGGAGAGTTTCTGCATCTGTTTCGCTTAATTGGGATCCGTCTTCAGGGTGATCGAGCACGGCGAAGAGAACCGCATGACAAACCAGAGTGTGGCCATCGTGTTCGGCCCCACGTTACTAAGGCCCGAGGTGGAGACGTGGAACATGGCGGTCCACATGGTCTACCAGAATCAGATCGTCGAGCTCATCCTGGTAgagaaagacaacatatttggcAGATAGAGGCCGACGGCCTTCTGACCGAACCGGAACCACTCTTTGCACTTTGGACTAGCTTTGGCTTACTTTTCGTCACACTGGATTCTAACTTAAccgacaaaaataaacaaacctgctaagatttttttttttttgtggaggatCCAAGAACTTTTAATTGAGGGGAACGCGACTTATTTACTGGACCTTTTCACCTAATGGTGTTGGTGCCAAATTAGCCAATTAAAGACCTAATTAAAATATTGATGTATTTATTAgaatgttaaagttaaagtcccaatgatcatcgtcacacacacatctgggtgtggtgaaatttgtcctctgcatttaacccatccccatgtgattttgatccatcccctgggggagaggggagcagtgagcagcagcggtgccgtgctcgggaatcatttggtgatctaaccccccaattccaacccttaatgctgagtgccaagcagggaggcaatgggtcccatttttatagtctttggtatgacccggccggggtttgaacccacaaccttccagtctcagggcggacactctactactaggccactgagctgtggCAATTCTTGCATTCAATCGTTACTCTAATATTGTTTTTTCATGACCACTATTTTACGGCATCCAACAGGATTTACTCACCACATAAATGAATGCGTCGAAATTGATCTCATAGGTTGAACGGAATgcgtaggttagggttaggttctgCACAATCTTCTGCTTTGATTTGCGCAACTTGCTCCTCTgagcaaaatcaaaatattgtttctcaaattattttGACACTAGGAAGACTGCGCAAATAAACTCGGGTGGCGATTGGTCGTTTCCGGACATTTAAACCGCCTCCTTTACTGATAATTTGTTTACGCTCTAACCTTGACGAGTGACCTCGACTTCCAAATCTCAATAGTAGTAGTAGCTTCGCCTCCGCCAACACTGTGATGATGACTTTAAAagtttgacttttaaaattaaagcttttattgttttggctgcatttattttttaatttctatTTTACGACGATGATATGAAGTCGTTTAATAACTCGTTTATTTTTACAGTCTGGCCCGATGAGCTAGGAAGGCATCTCGAGGAGTTTTCACTCTAATCACTATTAACACTTTGAACCGGCGAGTGGCAACACAACAGCGTCAGCGTTTGTTCATTAGCActaaaaaagcaaacaaatgacGCTCCAAcgcttttatgatttttttttgtctttgccgAGGTCAGTtcggctgaaatgaaatgctaaCCATATTCCACCACTAATTAGTCCGAAAGGAGTTTGCTGACCCACTGCTATTTAACACACAGGTTGGCTGGACACATTAACAAAGAGAAATTAAAATGTGGTGGaaagattaaaagaaaaaaaaaacattgaaaatcTTCACAGAATTATTTCAGAGCATAGCTCTCAAATAGCTTGTTAGCCCTTTGAACCAGCGGCCAGCCAAGCGAGTCGATCGGCGGTTCAGCCTCATTAGCACCGCTACTTGCGATGCGGCTAATTTTAACCCTGGGCTGTTGGTCTTCGTGTTTATCCTGTGGAAAATCACCCAATGACAGTTGGATTGAAGCAAAAAGTTTATTAATTTTAGtcaatgttttaccaggtaagccaaatgagaacactttctcatttacaatggcgacctAGAGGCAAGGTGTGTtaagtgtcttgcccaaggacacaatGCCATATGACTGTGACAAAGTTAGGATCGAACCACCAACCCTCCGGTTACTAAATGACCCGCTCTACTGCCTGAGCCTCAGCCGCCACTCTTTTGATCaaaagaattttaaaaaattagtaTTATAACTGAGAAACtgtaaatacaaatatttaaagGTTTTGAagtttttcagtgaacgagtgaacgatttttttttcagttcatatgacttcaaccagtgggtatcagtaatgcgcattgaagctggtgccacctcaccgtaaaacaaaacgaagaagaaaatgacgtaacttctcgTTCACGAACAagttgtgaattgcatttcccgttcacaaagtgaacgattcgtttgaatgaatcttttgagtgaactgattctaaagattcgttcacctaaaagaactggaatgcacatcactactgcagtgtagtgttggctcgtgagtgaacgatgggttcaaaagaacgaatgtttgcagtgaacgagagtgaacgaaaagATCTAAAGATCTTTGTAGCCATGACGGAAAAACTTGTTTGGACCCGTTTGAaaatcatttatttgatatgACTCAAGAATTGTCTCTGTGCAACGGTGTGGTGTTTCTTAACAACTGAATTGAAAATGAGTCCACGGGAGCACTGCAACGGCCGCAGTATTTTTTcaagaacaattcattttaggatgaactatcaatacaaatattttcatttgattgaaggcaatggcgtcaaccactcgaccagagcctgctcggaaacaaaaggagatttggtcatattgatagggtatccatccaaacatgttcggtgttcaaagtttcaacggattgtccgaagcaaccctttcctggtggcgtcagtgtgccgagcgccgttggacgatcaggagaagaagatttgaatcgacggctgtgacgtcaggtcaattgaagacaggtgtgctccctcaaggggagttatcatatgcaggtgccaccgagcgcgtggcggcgcggcggacggtttctcaggtaagcgagcatgctagcaaatgtttgtcgtctcctgccgtttttcacgacggacgccgtgtttgttgcacgattttcgcgctcaaggggagttctcaaatgcaggtgccaccgagcgcgtgtcgttttctcaggtaagggagcaaatgtttgtcgattCTTGCCGTCTCTCACGACGGACGCTATGTTTGTTTGTCGGAGGATTTTAACACGGCGACTGTAGGCGTCGAAGTTAACTGGAGAGCGCAAGGAGAGTTTTCACATCGGCCCCAAAATGTGTTGTTTGTTGctttttctcacaagccttttttattttgtttgtcgcaggattgtcgtactctcgtgactcggcaacgtcacgtccaccgcgacggtgggcctggaggtaaattgtagcCCGAAGGcatttagcccgtgagcaaatgtttgcagtttcttacgatgccatttattatttcttgcaggattttcgctgtctagggagtgcttgaggtttgggcacggcacgccacaatcgactttgcgtcgcttcgttgcgcgttttggtggtattttaaatgtctttcttttttttttttttcttttttttttaatgctgcccagcattttttcattcgtttgtttgcagaaggttcgtaaatgacgccgccgataagcgcgtgtttgtctgactataggaaatgttagtttgactctagtcaactaaacaatttttttattattttatattatgggtgtgccatttccgtgttatgcaaactgaaaaatgtaacgaatttgttacgtcatgtccaaatcagagcaaatccattcaaagatggtgcccgcccgctctcgttccgttacgcaacaaacatttgtgcgggttattttctcccgttttggacgccgccaacctagatcatctgtccaatgtgaggtgagttgatgaatgatgaaatgaaaatatgaattataatcctgaataattattataatttactacaatatgatatattttttcaactgcAAAACTTTCCTTagtatgtataaaattaaagtatctatttttgttgcaataatttctgtttgtcttttgtagcactagaAAAGGCTGCCCAGCAAGCATCCTTCTATaaaaagcaagcaggaggctcttgaggagctatttcagtgacgctgaggacactgaggaagagtagccctaaatcaggtgaaaacctgtttttgtcaagtttcagcttcccaacacacaatggttgtcgagttttagcttcccagcacacaattattGTCTGTCTGTGATTTTggtaggctgcaagaggagccgaatgggaTAAGTATAATTCCACATGAAAaatcgcaatggcctatccaaaggcgcaatggcctatccaaaggcgcaatggcctatccaaaggcgcaatggcctatccaaaggcgcaatggcctatccaaagcagcaatgccatatccaaagcagcaatgccatatccaaaggagcaatgccatatccaaaggagcaatgccatatccaaaggagcaatgccatatccaaagaagcaatgccatatccaaaggagcaatgccatatccaaaggagcaatgccatatcaagtcaagaatcaagaagcacgctgcaaaagtcaacatgtgcggatcatgtgcccaggagggggcagtgtggttgcctttggttatgggtgcacgacggaaaggttgcaggtgtggccagtgtttggggctctgatggttggtcttgcttaagaggtgTCCTGTAGTTGTGGCTTGTCTGGATCCAGCGGTGTCTTGTGctttgccattgacggctcacttgggggaggacgtgggTGCGTGGACggtaacattttgtctttttcttaacctaccactgtcgtgcttgatctaagctgtgtgtcctttgttctctaggtgtagggggcggggtttgggcgagccggtccacgaggaggacgtaatgatgcgagcagcacccaactcattgcatgttctgccatttgcaggccggacgcgaaaggggggggggcgcacggcCCGATCCGACCGGGCGATGCTCACCAATCgtagctagccgctgtgatcaagtaagcaagtgaccgacaacttggggcgaccgggatgtgacacgatctgatcagaggtgaacggactgctgtggcatcgctctgaagtcgccgagttctgagggagacccgtttccctggaggcgtcgacctgcgcagcttcaacgtgtgaaatttattttttttttttaaattacaccagcggtgtcccaatgtctgcttgagggctgcatactgaaacaaattcagaattctttgacgcaaattcattcaatcacaaaatgttgccattgatatttagtgctacaaagcagtgttgtgttcatccgtgtggtgtgttgatcaaggtgccccgaggctgccatttggacaccaatggtgacatgtgtagggctgcacgtgtattggaaaactgccatatggttgtctaggttattgacatgcactttaagacagcaaagttttttttttttcatgtctcaaatgaaacatgttttcttgcctaactatttgtaatgagttaagacgataagtcattgtaagttaaagttaactcatctaactgatctcattgccatcaaatagttaacctccatccaagaattttgcacaacttgcctcaatgcagtggtctggcccaatactgccatatcattgattttccaaaatgttttgcagccctcattgagtgcagcgacggcaagcgaccgcgcagcgacggtaaGCGCAGGCGACATGCGCAAGCGACGACATGCGCAAGCGACGACATGTgcaagcgacggcatgcgcaagcgacggcaagcgcaagcgacggcgcagcgagacctttgtgcttgtcttgcaaggtggaagagacgatgtatgaaacgaagcaccggacggaggccaccagacccgcgattggtgagcgggttgcaaaggaaggaatcacccaaagaaagcagtgcCAAGTGTTaaagaggagcctgatgcatgactggccaaggctggccagaggcggtgacatggcaatccaa is a genomic window containing:
- the LOC125984626 gene encoding rho GTPase-activating protein 12 isoform X1; protein product: MAELPIAPGQVYIEVEYDYEYKSKDRLVSIHQGECFMLVQKTNEDWWKVRKEEGSKAFYVPAQYVKEVRKALMPPPKPLPHHPVSTGNTPPHHHHPVSAGNTPPQNTGAVWVKPANLDLSLLDSSADRPESIPARSPSAHSSSSMHLTPPIQRRNSNQHQHVPGTPTRLERSLGEILAQSSVPVPSQRSNTLPRTRARSPELSRAPLDLDSPPHSAGEEQRTNDSESGDELSSSSTEQLQSVSSGRGRPDSPVYSNLQELKMSQSAAPPLPAGAPQQVLGDWESYKDPHGRLFYYNRCSHERTWKPPRARDTNTSAGESNESTPLSLSPAFLPFLSLSAGRPGPLCSEDAHFGAYSSLSDGSPPHGWSEGMNEYGHRLYVSDYTNEKWLKHVDEQGRPYYYSADGSRSEWELPKYNHSPPQHLAEPGKTRSLDRKHVDPIVLTKWRHSAFVQEPNDKDSPVSPKSHVSDCGSSPPSPKRPASPSEKCGVLNVTKITENGKKVRKNWTSSWTVLQGSALLFAKGQGGGTSWVRQSKPHFQLVVTFVLGLIVRHFQFGGGQSKPEFTVDLKGGSVDWASKDKSSKKHVIELKTRQGTELLIQSENDILINEWYRALRDAASGPACESDEAVEEDIPDSPGADMEKERRDSKKGRLMKPSSSVDAADNKKTKHKLKKFLTRRPTMQAVRDKGYIKDQVFGSSLSSLCLRESSTVPSFVKMCIMHVESNGLHISGLYRVSGNLALIQKLRYAVNHDEQVNLSDSKWEDIHVTTGALKMFFRELPEPLFTYALFQNFVDAIKIQDYKERVHAIKELVRLLPEPNHDTMQALFKHLRKVIEHGEENRMTNQSVAIVFGPTLLRPEVETWNMAVHMVYQNQIVELILVEKDNIFGR
- the LOC125984626 gene encoding rho GTPase-activating protein 12 isoform X4 codes for the protein MAELPIAPGQVYIEVEYDYEYKSKDRLVSIHQGECFMLVQKTNEDWWKVRKEEGSKAFYVPAQYVKEVRKALMPPPKPLPHHPVSTGNTPPHHHHPVSAGNTPPQNTGAVWVKPANLDLSLLDSSADRPESIPARSPSAHSSSSMHLTPPIQRRNSNQHQHVPGTPTRLERSLGEILAQSSVPVPSQRSNTLPRTRARSPELSRAPLDLDSPPHSAGEEQRTNDSESGDELSSSSTEQLQSVSSGRGRPDSPVYSNLQELKMSQSAAPPLPAGAPQQVLGDWESYKDPHGRLFYYNRCSHERTWKPPRARDTNTSAGESNEWLKHVDEQGRPYYYSADGSRSEWELPKYNHSPPQHLAEPGKTRSLDRKHVDPIVLTKWRHSAFVQEPNDKDSPVSPKSHVSDCGSSPPSPKRPASPSEKCGVLNVTKITENGKKVRKNWTSSWTVLQGSALLFAKGQGGGTSWFGGGQSKPEFTVDLKGGSVDWASKDKSSKKHVIELKTRQGTELLIQSENDILINEWYRALRDAASGPACESDEAVEEDIPDSPGADMEKERRDSKKGRLMKPSSSVDAADNKKTKHKLKKFLTRRPTMQAVRDKGYIKDQVFGSSLSSLCLRESSTVPSFVKMCIMHVESNGLHISGLYRVSGNLALIQKLRYAVNHDEQVNLSDSKWEDIHVTTGALKMFFRELPEPLFTYALFQNFVDAIKIQDYKERVHAIKELVRLLPEPNHDTMQALFKHLRKVIEHGEENRMTNQSVAIVFGPTLLRPEVETWNMAVHMVYQNQIVELILVEKDNIFGR